A region of the Hirundo rustica isolate bHirRus1 chromosome 5, bHirRus1.pri.v3, whole genome shotgun sequence genome:
ACAATATTTCAAGTTGTATTTCAAAATCCACATTCAAATTCATTTGCAATTTGATACCTCAAGAGATTTGCAATAAGGTAAACTGAATTTTGACTACAGTTAGGAGGCAACACAGACAACTAGAAACAAGATTGTgtaacaaaaaatgaaatatatatttacgACGAATGGAAATCATATTTATTGTTTCACAAAGTAAAGAACACGTGAAACTCCATTAGAAAGCTTCTTCCTCATACCAGTTTTCATCAGCTTTTGGCAGGTTAATGCTAATGGCTGCCCTCAGGTTAGCCCAGAATAGGGCACGCTTGCTCCTCTCCTTCGGCCACTCCAGGTAGGTGCGCTTTGCCATGAGAGCTTTCAGCTTGTGATACCTGGCAGGGATAAGGTACGGAGGGATTGGCTCCAGTAAAACGAGGATTAAGCTGTTGGAATTCTCGCTGAATAACTTGTGATGGGCAAAGTACAGCTCATAGTGACACCACTCACTCTGCACAAAGTTGGGAGACAGCACGAAGATCGACTTGTAGCTCTTCTCAATGCAGTTAATGATGTTCTCCACAATGCTCTTGCCAGGCATAAAGTTTCTCTCGTGCTGGCACAGCCGTACGCAGCCCTCCCCCTTCTCCAGGTTGGGGATCAGCTCGTTCTTCACCCACAGCGAATCGCGCTCGCTGTAGGAAATGAAGGCGTGAAATTGCAGAACGGGCCCCTGATCTCCGGGGGGGTTGTGCCAAGCTCTGCGCTTGGTCTGCGTCCACTGCCACGTCATCCGCACGTACCACGGCACATCCAGGTAGATGCACAGAAAGGCCAccacagccaccagcaccagcgtcagcagcagagctgtcacaagCAGGAGCGTCGTGTTGCAAGCCAGTTGGCTCAGGTGGAAGTCCTTGAGCTCCGTTCCTCGCAAGCCTTCCGGGTACTCGCACACGTACGCCGCCGGCCAGCCAAACAGCTTCCCCCCCGACTGCCTCTCCAGGCCGATAAAGGCTTGCAGCTCACAGGAACACTTGAACGGGTTGTGCCCGGCCTGCAGCTCCCTGACCCTCGGGCAGCTCTGGAAGAAGTCAGCAGATGGGGTGAGGATGGAATTCATCTCTACGTTCAGGAACTGCAGGGATGCAAAGCCACTGCACCCCGGCAGGTCAGCCAGCCTGTTCGACGCCAGGTTCAGCTCTTCCAAGGATTTCAGCGCGGCCACCCCCCTGGGGACGTTGCTGATCTGATTGTTTTGTAGGCTGAGTTTTTTGACGTTGGCTGGCAGGCACTCAAACACGGCGTCGGCCAGCTGATTGGAGGACAGGTCCAGCTCTGACAGAGACTCGGCCCACTGGCATCGCACGTCAGCTCCATCGTGACGCAGCAGGTTGTTGCTCATGTCCAGGTATTTCAGTGACTTCATACGGCTGGTCATGAAGCTTACCTTGCGAAGGCTCTCAAATTTATTCTTCTGCAAGATTAATGTCTCCAGCTGAAGTAGGTTGTcacatttttgaaaaagaaaatctgttaaatcattctttaaaaaatttaggTATCTAAAGGGACTCTTAGATGAAGGACAAAGCATATGAATCATCTCTGAATCAGCTATTGTCATGTCTGCAATATTCATGTTTGCAAATATTCTGTATACGTCATCCTGTGTGAAGTACAAATCCTTGAGTTGAATTTTCTTCAATGTCAATGCTTTCATAGAGGTACCTGAATAGTCAAAGTCATATCTTTTAATTTCTGACAGTTGTGTTACACAGCTAATATTGAAGTATTCAATGGATGAGTGCCATACagtctgaaataatttcataagaGCATTCCAATCCACTGATACCTGTGTCAGTGTCAGATTTTGTAACCTTGATCCTCGCCTAAAATTAGATAATA
Encoded here:
- the LOC120752864 gene encoding toll-like receptor 1, translating into MTQNRSFLRNLLLYKCLFALTFWNHVSLSVEDELFTSVSDNFPADGSNQTTTSLPLLYTKSSESKANFDWVVIQNTTESLSLSEITNNNVKKLVDLLSNFRRGSRLQNLTLTQVSVDWNALMKLFQTVWHSSIEYFNISCVTQLSEIKRYDFDYSGTSMKALTLKKIQLKDLYFTQDDVYRIFANMNIADMTIADSEMIHMLCPSSKSPFRYLNFLKNDLTDFLFQKCDNLLQLETLILQKNKFESLRKVSFMTSRMKSLKYLDMSNNLLRHDGADVRCQWAESLSELDLSSNQLADAVFECLPANVKKLSLQNNQISNVPRGVAALKSLEELNLASNRLADLPGCSGFASLQFLNVEMNSILTPSADFFQSCPRVRELQAGHNPFKCSCELQAFIGLERQSGGKLFGWPAAYVCEYPEGLRGTELKDFHLSQLACNTTLLLVTALLLTLVLVAVVAFLCIYLDVPWYVRMTWQWTQTKRRAWHNPPGDQGPVLQFHAFISYSERDSLWVKNELIPNLEKGEGCVRLCQHERNFMPGKSIVENIINCIEKSYKSIFVLSPNFVQSEWCHYELYFAHHKLFSENSNSLILVLLEPIPPYLIPARYHKLKALMAKRTYLEWPKERSKRALFWANLRAAISINLPKADENWYEEEAF